In the Rubidibacter lacunae KORDI 51-2 genome, one interval contains:
- a CDS encoding DUF1636 domain-containing protein — MTQHTLFVCTTCASTWENGKRVGISGGERLLAQLAQQHAEWELREQFTLQPVSCMSACDRPCAVAFAAPGKHTFVFGKLSADEATLPEKAAAVLNCAELYFEKPDGLLAWAERPKPMRTVVSRVPPLSAARSA; from the coding sequence ATGACTCAACATACCTTATTCGTCTGCACCACCTGCGCGAGTACCTGGGAAAACGGCAAGCGCGTGGGCATTAGCGGCGGCGAGCGGCTGCTGGCACAACTCGCACAGCAACATGCCGAATGGGAGCTGCGCGAGCAATTTACGCTGCAACCCGTCTCGTGTATGAGTGCTTGCGATCGCCCCTGTGCGGTGGCATTTGCCGCTCCCGGCAAGCATACGTTCGTGTTCGGCAAGCTATCTGCCGACGAGGCAACGCTGCCCGAGAAAGCAGCGGCTGTCTTGAACTGTGCGGAACTGTACTTCGAGAAGCCCGATGGCCTGTTGGCCTGGGCCGAGCGTCCCAAGCCCATGCGGACCGTCGTCTCGCGCGTCCCCCCGCTGTCGGCCGCCCGCTCCGCATAG
- a CDS encoding DUF2808 domain-containing protein, with amino-acid sequence MRTTRSTARSLARSILLTLGLVGTLGVDSGALAVQLADGTVSFDAAPRLTNATATLDGVWQRGSKYFFTLELPADAGEPLQSIAIEQRTRVDDINYRLDRTEAFTGTHRDPGVSVPLASVRLDEETQTIAIDFAEPVPPGTTLTVRLRPVRNPRVAGNYVFAVMAFPRGEKPRGLHLGVRQLQFFDNGTFIN; translated from the coding sequence ATGCGCACGACTCGCTCCACCGCTCGCTCTCTTGCCCGCTCCATCCTGCTTACGCTCGGATTGGTCGGAACGCTCGGTGTGGATTCGGGCGCGCTCGCGGTCCAACTGGCTGACGGCACGGTGTCATTTGATGCGGCTCCGCGCTTGACGAATGCAACGGCTACCCTTGACGGCGTCTGGCAGCGCGGCTCCAAATACTTCTTTACGCTGGAGTTGCCAGCCGATGCTGGCGAGCCGCTCCAGTCGATCGCGATCGAGCAGCGCACCCGCGTCGACGATATCAACTACCGCCTCGACAGAACGGAGGCATTTACGGGAACGCATCGCGATCCGGGCGTATCAGTGCCCCTTGCGTCGGTGCGGTTGGATGAGGAAACCCAGACGATCGCGATCGACTTTGCCGAGCCCGTACCGCCCGGAACGACGCTGACCGTCCGGTTGCGTCCGGTCCGCAATCCGCGCGTTGCCGGTAATTACGTTTTTGCCGTCATGGCATTTCCCCGCGGCGAGAAGCCGCGGGGGCTGCACCTCGGGGTCCGTCAACTGCAGTTCTTCGATAACGGCACGTTCATCAACTAA